A genome region from Paenibacillus pabuli includes the following:
- a CDS encoding carbohydrate ABC transporter permease: MQQDKTWGNRIFDIVNHGLLLLIGIVTVIPFIYILAVSFTSPHEVAKGGFILFPKEFSLAAYRYIFSTDTLIRSLGVSIYITVVGTLINLLFTSLMAYPLSRRYLRGRQPILLGVLFTMLFSGGMIPTYFVVKSLHLTDTLWSLMLPTAISAFNLIVLKNFFQAIPDELEDAAKIDGCNDVGVLFRIVLPLSMPAMATFSLFYAVAHWNSFFNAVIYINDSEKWPVQVWLREIVILAQSRIGDTSIEETEIQPLTIRMAVIVFSTIPIMLVYPFLQKHFAKGVMLGSVKG, translated from the coding sequence ATGCAACAGGATAAAACGTGGGGCAACCGAATCTTCGATATCGTCAATCATGGTCTGCTGCTGTTGATTGGAATCGTGACCGTTATTCCGTTTATCTACATTCTGGCTGTCTCGTTTACCAGCCCGCATGAAGTGGCGAAGGGAGGATTCATCCTTTTTCCAAAAGAATTTTCCCTGGCGGCCTATCGCTACATTTTCTCAACAGATACACTGATTCGAAGTCTCGGGGTCTCGATCTACATTACCGTGGTTGGTACATTGATTAACCTGCTGTTCACGTCGCTGATGGCGTATCCGCTATCCAGAAGATACTTGCGTGGACGGCAGCCGATTCTGCTCGGCGTATTGTTCACCATGCTGTTCAGCGGAGGCATGATTCCAACCTATTTCGTGGTCAAATCGCTGCATCTGACTGATACGTTATGGTCTCTGATGCTGCCCACCGCCATCAGTGCGTTCAACCTGATTGTACTCAAGAACTTTTTTCAAGCTATTCCGGATGAACTGGAGGATGCCGCCAAAATTGACGGCTGTAACGATGTCGGCGTTCTGTTCCGTATTGTATTGCCTTTGTCGATGCCGGCGATGGCTACATTCTCCCTGTTCTATGCAGTCGCTCACTGGAACAGCTTCTTCAATGCCGTCATCTACATCAATGACAGTGAGAAGTGGCCGGTTCAAGTGTGGCTTCGTGAGATTGTCATTCTGGCACAGAGCCGGATTGGGGACACGAGTATTGAAGAGACGGAGATTCAGCCGCTGACCATTCGTATGGCTGTTATTGTGTTCTCAACAATTCCAATCATGCTTGTATACCCATTCCTGCAAAAGCACTTTGCCAAAGGAGTGATGCTGGGGTCAGTAAAAGGTTGA
- a CDS encoding extracellular solute-binding protein: MRGTKKKTLAVLSTLALVTGLLAGCGSDEGQAAEGGIQNISIAIAQVGDVPSKGNEVQQKIEAFTNTKLDIQWIPASAYNDKINVMIASSDMPKIVKVQYNPTVTSAMRNDVFWEIGPLLKDYKNLSAQNERFFNNIKVDGKIYGVPVFSDIARATVIYRKDWFDKLNLKVPTTPDEWYETIKTLATSDPDGDGQDNTFGLMLFKKYNEDQYSFTTRLGVSFGAPNKWKVEDDGSFTPEFMTPEYMQVLDLLKRLYDEKLLNQDFAVFDSTEAEKKYDSGVVGMRVGVAQNGKSQQERLSKNDPDGVVDIAGLLGPNGDRVAGQTGNSGILAFPKATVKSEEELKSLLSFLDKLMEPEMATLLMRGIEDKHYTKVGEDEVEMSDFDAFQREVKPYRDNLPYVEGYNVPKLKDTELGVKGTELAKELAEHAVPNPALTLYSPTYGDRGADLDQMIADAQTKYIMGKIDENGWKQEIENWANAGGTKIREEYAEDYKKQAQ; this comes from the coding sequence ATGAGAGGAACAAAAAAGAAAACTCTGGCTGTCCTGAGCACACTGGCTCTGGTGACGGGGCTGCTGGCTGGATGCGGATCAGACGAGGGTCAGGCTGCCGAGGGCGGCATACAGAACATATCCATTGCGATTGCACAGGTGGGTGATGTGCCGAGCAAGGGCAATGAGGTTCAGCAAAAGATCGAAGCCTTTACCAACACCAAGCTGGATATCCAGTGGATTCCCGCTTCGGCGTACAATGACAAAATTAACGTCATGATCGCTTCCAGCGATATGCCGAAGATCGTTAAAGTACAGTACAACCCGACAGTTACAAGTGCAATGCGCAACGATGTGTTTTGGGAGATTGGTCCCCTGCTCAAGGATTACAAAAATTTGTCCGCCCAGAACGAGCGCTTCTTCAACAATATCAAGGTAGATGGAAAAATCTATGGTGTACCGGTGTTCTCCGATATTGCCCGGGCGACGGTTATTTACCGTAAAGACTGGTTCGATAAGCTGAATCTCAAGGTACCAACCACACCGGATGAATGGTATGAAACGATCAAAACCCTGGCGACTTCCGATCCGGATGGAGATGGGCAGGATAATACGTTCGGTCTGATGCTGTTCAAAAAATATAACGAAGATCAATATTCCTTCACGACACGTCTTGGTGTGAGTTTTGGTGCACCGAACAAGTGGAAGGTTGAGGATGACGGCAGTTTCACTCCGGAATTTATGACACCGGAATACATGCAGGTGCTGGACCTGCTGAAACGGTTGTATGACGAGAAGCTGCTGAATCAGGACTTTGCTGTGTTTGACTCCACCGAAGCGGAGAAAAAGTACGACTCCGGCGTTGTCGGCATGCGTGTCGGCGTGGCGCAGAACGGTAAGAGCCAGCAGGAGCGTCTCTCCAAGAATGACCCGGATGGGGTTGTGGACATTGCAGGTTTGCTTGGACCGAACGGCGATCGTGTTGCAGGCCAGACAGGCAACTCCGGAATATTGGCCTTCCCTAAAGCGACAGTGAAATCCGAAGAGGAGCTGAAAAGTCTGCTGAGCTTTCTGGATAAGTTGATGGAACCGGAGATGGCAACATTGCTCATGCGCGGAATAGAAGACAAACATTACACCAAAGTGGGCGAAGATGAAGTGGAAATGAGCGACTTCGATGCTTTCCAGCGTGAGGTGAAGCCATATCGCGACAATCTGCCCTATGTTGAAGGTTACAATGTGCCGAAATTGAAGGATACCGAACTGGGGGTAAAAGGAACCGAGCTTGCCAAAGAGCTGGCCGAACATGCCGTTCCGAACCCTGCGCTCACGTTATACTCACCAACCTATGGTGATCGCGGGGCTGATCTCGATCAGATGATTGCCGATGCGCAAACGAAATATATCATGGGTAAGATTGATGAAAATGGCTGGAAACAGGAGATTGAGAACTGGGCCAATGCAGGTGGAACCAAGATTCGTGAGGAATATGCCGAAGACTATAAAAAACAGGCTCAATAA
- a CDS encoding glycoside hydrolase family 88/105 protein — translation MKETLQFTPVRMADQFMESYRNHQLYPTWHYENGCLLKALEELYHRTGETKYYDYLRELMDHFIQEDGTIRTYNVEEYNLDQINQGKSLFFLMEKTGEAKYRKAAELLMVQLKGQPRTSEGGFWHKKIYPFQMWLDGLYMATPFLTQYGAVTGEEKWFERAALQLLLVEKHTREPRSGLLYHAWDESKEQRWSSGETGCSPHVWSRAMGWYVMAVVDTLDHLPKDHEQRGQIVGIFERVANALVHVQDQQTGLWPHLLDQPGRERNYLEASGTSMFVYALAKGVRKGYLSGKFKEVAEKGYQGLLQHLLQTDREGVLSLTQCNGGAGLGGSPYRDGSYEYYVTESIRINDPKSVAPFILAGVEMELA, via the coding sequence ATGAAGGAAACATTGCAGTTCACACCGGTACGAATGGCCGATCAGTTCATGGAAAGTTACCGCAATCATCAGCTGTATCCCACTTGGCATTATGAGAACGGCTGCCTGCTGAAGGCGCTGGAAGAACTGTATCATCGTACAGGGGAAACCAAGTATTACGATTACCTTCGGGAGCTGATGGATCACTTCATTCAGGAAGATGGCACGATTCGCACATACAACGTGGAAGAGTACAATTTGGACCAGATTAATCAGGGAAAATCCTTGTTCTTCCTGATGGAGAAGACAGGTGAAGCGAAATACCGCAAGGCCGCAGAGCTGCTTATGGTTCAGCTCAAGGGACAGCCACGCACGAGCGAAGGCGGTTTCTGGCACAAGAAGATTTATCCTTTTCAAATGTGGCTGGATGGATTGTATATGGCGACTCCGTTTCTCACGCAATATGGGGCAGTAACAGGCGAAGAGAAGTGGTTTGAACGAGCGGCTCTGCAGCTGCTGCTGGTGGAGAAGCATACACGTGAACCGCGCAGCGGCTTGCTGTACCATGCCTGGGATGAGAGCAAGGAGCAGCGCTGGAGCTCGGGCGAAACCGGCTGTTCTCCCCATGTCTGGAGCCGGGCCATGGGTTGGTACGTGATGGCCGTGGTGGATACACTGGATCATCTGCCGAAAGATCATGAACAGCGCGGACAGATTGTCGGCATATTCGAGCGCGTGGCCAACGCACTTGTACATGTACAGGATCAACAGACAGGGCTGTGGCCCCATCTGCTGGATCAGCCGGGTCGTGAGCGGAATTATCTGGAAGCGTCGGGTACATCCATGTTTGTATATGCGCTGGCCAAGGGTGTACGCAAAGGTTATCTGAGCGGCAAGTTCAAGGAGGTCGCGGAAAAAGGATACCAGGGTCTGCTGCAGCACTTGCTGCAAACGGACCGTGAAGGTGTACTGTCCTTGACCCAGTGCAATGGCGGTGCAGGTCTCGGGGGAAGTCCGTATCGTGACGGATCGTACGAATATTATGTAACCGAGTCCATCCGAATCAATGATCCGAAATCGGTTGCCCCGTTTATTCTGGCAGGTGTGGAGATGGAACTGGCTTAA
- a CDS encoding extracellular solute-binding protein, whose amino-acid sequence MSPKGRVSRISGFVVIGAMSAGLLAGCGGEKAPAAGEGKFPISISLMQVGDVPAKENGVEQKIEEYTNTDVNVQWIPQSAFDDKVNVMVASGEMPTIMRVNYVPTTFNAAKTGLFWELGPYLKDYKNLSAQSEAYFNNIKIEGKIYGIPNFRDIGRTAIVYRKDWFDKLKLEVPKTLDDWYEVMRSMRKDDPDGNGKEDTYGALLFKKYNEGVSSPLTRIAVSIGGVNKWGVDDAGKLTPEFLTTEYVDTMKLFKRLFSEGLINSDFPALDPSDADKKMDSGLIGMKLNGVAQNGKSSQQRLTPNAPDGVIDVAPFQGTEGIRIAGEPGNYGMLVIPKAAVQDEEQLKKVLTFLDQLMDEELSTLQLRGLLDVHYTKTADGKTELKDFDAYQREVKPYRDNLLSVEGYNVAELIDVPIGMKGTKMARENEQYAISNPALTLSSAIYTERGQELDQMIWDAQTKYIMGKIDDAGWEREVANWRKAGGDQLISELEASYAELNGK is encoded by the coding sequence ATGAGTCCAAAAGGTCGGGTGTCCCGTATAAGCGGATTCGTTGTCATTGGTGCAATGTCCGCTGGACTGCTTGCAGGTTGTGGAGGAGAAAAAGCTCCAGCCGCCGGGGAAGGCAAGTTTCCCATTTCCATCTCTTTGATGCAGGTAGGCGATGTGCCCGCCAAGGAAAATGGGGTGGAGCAAAAAATTGAGGAGTATACGAATACGGATGTCAATGTTCAGTGGATCCCGCAGTCGGCTTTTGATGATAAGGTGAACGTCATGGTTGCTTCGGGAGAGATGCCTACGATCATGCGCGTGAATTACGTACCGACCACATTTAATGCAGCCAAAACAGGACTGTTTTGGGAACTGGGACCCTACCTGAAGGATTATAAAAACCTGTCGGCCCAATCCGAGGCGTATTTTAACAATATCAAGATCGAAGGCAAAATCTACGGCATTCCCAATTTCCGCGATATCGGACGAACGGCCATCGTGTACCGCAAGGATTGGTTCGACAAGTTGAAGCTGGAAGTGCCCAAGACGCTGGATGACTGGTATGAAGTGATGCGTTCCATGCGCAAGGATGATCCGGACGGGAATGGTAAGGAAGATACGTATGGTGCGCTGCTCTTCAAGAAGTATAACGAAGGCGTATCTTCTCCGCTGACCCGGATAGCCGTGAGTATTGGGGGTGTGAACAAGTGGGGTGTAGATGATGCGGGCAAATTAACGCCGGAATTCCTGACCACTGAATATGTGGACACCATGAAGCTGTTCAAGCGACTGTTCAGCGAAGGGCTGATCAACAGTGATTTCCCTGCTCTCGATCCTTCGGATGCGGACAAAAAAATGGACTCTGGCCTGATTGGCATGAAGCTGAACGGCGTGGCACAGAACGGCAAGTCATCCCAGCAGCGGCTTACGCCTAACGCTCCGGATGGAGTAATCGATGTTGCTCCGTTCCAGGGAACGGAGGGTATACGCATCGCCGGGGAGCCGGGGAACTATGGCATGCTGGTGATCCCGAAGGCAGCGGTGCAGGATGAAGAGCAATTGAAAAAAGTGCTCACATTCCTTGATCAGCTGATGGATGAGGAACTGAGTACACTGCAGCTGCGAGGGCTGCTCGATGTGCACTACACCAAGACGGCTGACGGTAAAACCGAACTGAAGGACTTTGACGCTTATCAGCGCGAGGTGAAGCCGTATCGCGACAATTTGTTAAGTGTTGAAGGGTACAACGTTGCTGAATTAATTGATGTTCCGATTGGCATGAAGGGCACCAAGATGGCCCGCGAGAATGAACAGTATGCCATTTCTAATCCTGCACTGACACTGTCATCGGCCATCTACACCGAGCGGGGTCAGGAGCTGGATCAGATGATCTGGGATGCACAGACCAAGTACATTATGGGCAAGATTGACGACGCAGGCTGGGAGCGGGAAGTAGCTAACTGGCGAAAAGCCGGAGGAGATCAGCTGATCTCTGAGCTGGAGGCATCCTACGCCGAACTGAACGGGAAATAA
- the pulA gene encoding type I pullulanase, whose product MIEEHDKHELYGNDTYQGRDLGVTIGSQSCQFKVWAPDAVRMDVLLYTASTAELAGIQEGQRFATKEVPMLRLQQGIWSLKLDGEWNGYRYMYRATFEGGRQETAVDPYARAVTMNGEMGVIIRLEQTDPEGWSQDVRPELRSPVDAVLYELHVRDFSIHSSSGMMNKGKYLAFTETGLRDSEGNTLGIDHLAELGVTHVHLLPVFDFATVDESKAGDSAFGGSEDSSYNWGYDPLHYNVPEGSYATRADEPGTRIRELKALVLALHQKGIGVVMDVVYNHTFNTADSSFEKLVPGYYYRQNEDGTYSNGSGTGNEVATERPMVRKFIIESVRYWAEEYHIDGFRFDLMGLIDTTTMRELAAELHEHVSPSILLYGEPWAAMESPLGERMTLKGDQNRAGLAVFNDNFRGAIKGDSDGAEKGFATGAEGKEEDIWTGVRGAITDFTASPSETVNYVTVHDNLNLWDKVAHTQGLEKQLGFISYDDEGHVRGYDSVERAVEDANPYMQIDPNHVLENETVRRCLLANGIVLTSQGIPLLAAGDEFLRSKYGDANSHESGDAVNAIRWEQKQQFKSVFDYYRGLIRLRREHSAFRFRTQDDIDKHVRLIEKDKSLLAYELSGAAAGDSWRRIIVIYNAANESRTIPVPSGMWNVVVEQGQAGVEPLRTVKEGEVTIPAVSLMIMYANN is encoded by the coding sequence ATGATTGAAGAACATGACAAGCACGAATTATACGGTAATGATACATATCAAGGAAGAGACTTGGGCGTCACGATCGGCTCTCAATCCTGCCAATTCAAAGTATGGGCTCCAGATGCTGTCCGGATGGACGTGCTACTCTACACGGCATCCACTGCGGAGCTTGCAGGGATACAAGAAGGACAACGATTCGCGACAAAAGAAGTACCCATGCTTAGACTGCAGCAGGGCATCTGGTCTTTGAAGCTGGATGGAGAATGGAACGGTTACCGGTATATGTACCGGGCCACCTTCGAAGGTGGCCGACAGGAGACAGCAGTGGATCCTTATGCAAGGGCAGTTACCATGAATGGTGAAATGGGTGTCATCATCCGGCTGGAACAGACGGATCCCGAAGGATGGAGTCAGGATGTTCGTCCAGAGCTGAGAAGTCCGGTGGATGCCGTATTATATGAGCTGCATGTGCGGGATTTTTCGATTCACTCTTCATCCGGCATGATGAACAAAGGCAAGTATTTGGCTTTTACTGAAACAGGACTGCGCGATTCCGAGGGCAATACTCTGGGGATTGATCATTTGGCCGAGCTTGGCGTTACCCATGTTCACCTGCTGCCCGTGTTTGATTTTGCCACCGTGGACGAATCCAAGGCTGGAGACAGTGCTTTCGGAGGTTCCGAGGATTCCAGCTATAACTGGGGGTATGATCCTCTCCATTACAACGTCCCGGAAGGCTCTTATGCCACACGTGCAGATGAGCCCGGCACACGCATACGGGAGCTAAAGGCTTTGGTGCTGGCACTTCATCAGAAAGGGATCGGGGTGGTTATGGATGTGGTGTATAATCATACGTTTAATACGGCCGACAGTTCGTTTGAGAAGCTGGTACCCGGATATTACTACCGCCAGAATGAGGATGGCACATACAGCAACGGATCCGGGACCGGCAATGAGGTAGCCACTGAACGTCCCATGGTGCGCAAGTTTATTATTGAATCGGTACGTTACTGGGCAGAGGAATACCATATCGACGGGTTCCGGTTTGACTTGATGGGGTTGATTGACACAACGACCATGAGGGAACTTGCTGCAGAGCTGCATGAACACGTGTCTCCGTCCATCCTTCTGTATGGTGAGCCGTGGGCGGCAATGGAATCACCTCTAGGGGAGCGAATGACCCTCAAGGGAGACCAGAATAGAGCCGGACTCGCTGTATTCAACGATAATTTTCGCGGTGCAATCAAAGGGGATAGTGATGGAGCGGAGAAAGGGTTCGCTACAGGTGCGGAGGGAAAGGAAGAGGATATCTGGACGGGTGTAAGGGGAGCCATTACCGATTTTACGGCCAGTCCATCCGAGACGGTGAATTACGTAACGGTTCACGATAATCTGAATCTGTGGGACAAGGTTGCGCATACGCAAGGGCTAGAAAAGCAGCTTGGGTTTATCTCCTATGATGATGAGGGACACGTTCGGGGATATGACAGTGTAGAACGGGCAGTAGAGGATGCGAATCCGTATATGCAGATTGATCCCAATCATGTGTTGGAGAATGAAACGGTTCGGCGCTGCTTGCTTGCAAATGGCATTGTGTTGACTTCCCAGGGAATTCCCCTGCTGGCGGCCGGGGATGAATTCTTGCGCAGCAAATACGGCGATGCCAACAGTCACGAGAGTGGGGATGCTGTCAATGCGATTCGTTGGGAACAAAAACAGCAGTTCAAGTCGGTGTTTGATTATTATCGTGGACTGATTCGCCTTCGACGTGAACATTCGGCCTTCAGGTTCAGAACCCAGGACGATATTGACAAACATGTACGCTTGATAGAAAAAGACAAAAGCCTGCTTGCTTATGAGCTGTCAGGTGCGGCTGCCGGAGATTCCTGGAGGCGGATTATCGTGATTTATAATGCAGCAAATGAAAGCCGGACGATTCCTGTACCTTCCGGAATGTGGAATGTCGTTGTAGAGCAGGGACAAGCAGGTGTCGAACC